The following coding sequences lie in one Nakaseomyces glabratus chromosome K, complete sequence genomic window:
- the TRS31 gene encoding TRAPP subunit TRS31 (CAGL0K06589g~Ortholog(s) have Rab guanyl-nucleotide exchange factor activity, role in ER to Golgi vesicle-mediated transport and TRAPPI protein complex, TRAPPII protein complex, TRAPPIII protein complex, cytosol, nuclear envelope localization) has protein sequence MNTIYNESLIFKKKEVSLSAMTFLYQEMISNIHNDCKDINEFETRLSKMGYNIGLRLIELLNFRASATFTSKNFLSSGSNTSNGSSDATITASDQESSLTSFINRMRRRDLKILDVLQFIHGSLWSYLFGHVSNDLVKSSERENEYMIVDNKPKLTQFISGKNVSCDYFVCGIIHGYLTSAGFPCKVTPHSMPQDGHDNRVVFLIQFDKQVLEREGLRISQ, from the coding sequence ATGAACACCATATACAATGAGTCTCTCatcttcaagaagaaagaagtcTCGCTGAGTGCAATGACGTTCCTGTACCAGGAGATGATATCGAATATTCACAACGATTGTAAGGATATAAATGAGTTTGAGACAAGGCTGAGTAAGATGGGCTACAACATAGGCTTGAGATTGATAGAGCTGCTGAACTTTAGAGCCTCTGCCACTTTTACTTCAAAGAACTTCTTGTCGTCGGGATCAAACACAAGCAACGGTAGCTCAGACGCTACCATCACGGCCTCTGACCAAGAATCCTCCCTAACAAGCTTTATCAATCGTATGAGGAGGAGAGATTTGAAGATACTAGATGTATTGCAATTCATACACGGGTCCCTGTGGTCTTACCTTTTTGGCCATGTAAGTAACGACTTGGTCAAATCATCAGAGCGCGAAAATGAATATATGATCGTGGACAACAAACCTAAACTAACCCAATTCATATCAGGGAAGAATGTCTCTTGCGACTATTTTGTTTGTGGTATAATACACGGTTACTTAACATCAGCAGGTTTCCCATGCAAAGTTACTCCACACTCAATGCCACAGGATGGCCACGATAACAGAGTAGTTTTCCTGATCCAATTCGATAAGCAAGTGCTTGAAAGGGAAGGCCTGAGGATTTCTCAGTGA
- the AME1 gene encoding Ame1p (CAGL0K06633g~Ortholog(s) have role in attachment of spindle microtubules to kinetochore, protein localization to kinetochore and COMA complex, cytoplasm, spindle pole body localization): MDRDTKLLARLRGSHSRNVKRSKSISFADVDADLDENANVDVDVDVDADENANVDVNADVEPVFDNEYEATPDILDVPVPDTTPHTQGSETGNISTPDVPRYTGVDAHIQSSAYDFEDIPVSRLYSSITSVTTIHVLQAIFTNLLQNDLIPQALTAFNGTTNVPRLSQLKKMSHKLDMRIFQVLAEQLTADLDDLLDINKANNELCYQLKELTANSQLLNKELIAVRKEHQTIKYGGKKHKLENDRANINSKIQLNAQLVELTEALLNDNEDDQADAPLTINSLNLRHTCELLDPHNGLVKRLQSKINEIKSLQEDST; encoded by the coding sequence ATGGATAGAGACACGAAGTTGCTAGCGCGGCTGCGGGGCAGTCATAGCAGGAACGTCAAGAGGAGCAAATCCATCTCGTTTGCTGATGTGGATGCGGATTTGGATGAGAATGCAAATGTGGATGTGGATGTGGATGTGGATGCGGATGAGAATGCAAATGTGGATGTGAATGCAGATGTGGAGCCTGTGTTTGataatgaatatgaagCGACACCAGATATACTAGACGTACCAGTACCAGATACTACACCTCACACACAAGGATCAGAAACTGGCAATATAAGCACGCCTGATGTGCCCAGGTACACGGGTGTCGATGCACACATACAATCGAGTGCATACGACTTCGAGGACATACCGGTGTCGAGGCTGTACTCCTCGATCACCTCGGTCACCACTATACATGTGCTGCAGGCGATATTCACAAACCTGTTGCAGAACGACCTGATACCACAGGCGTTGACCGCCTTTAACGGTACCACTAACGTGCCGAGACTGTcccaattgaagaagatgtcCCACAAGCTGGACATGCGGATATTTCAAGTGCTCGCAGAACAACTGACCGCGGACCTGGATGACCTCCTGGACATCAATAAAGCCAACAACGAGCTCTGCTACCAGTTGAAGGAACTAACCGCAAACTCGCAGCTGCTGAACAAAGAACTCATCGCGGTGCGGAAAGAACACCAAACTATTAAATACGGGGGCAAGAAACACAAATTGGAGAACGATAGAGCAAACATTAACTCAAAGATTCAGCTGAATGCACAATTGGTGGAACTTACAGAGGCTTTACTCAACGATAACGAAGACGATCAAGCTGATGCACCACTGACTATTAACAGCCTGAACTTGAGACATACTTGTGAGTTGCTCGACCCACACAATGGATTGGTAAAGAGACTACAGTCAAAGATAAACGAAATTAAGTCCCTGCAAGAAGATTCAACTTGA
- the NGR1 gene encoding Ngr1p (CAGL0K06655g~Ortholog(s) have mRNA binding activity, role in 3'-UTR-mediated mRNA destabilization, mitochondrion organization and P-body, cytoplasmic stress granule, cytosol, perinuclear region of cytoplasm localization), translating to MSATTVTDITGTGTGTGTGTTGSASTATAIPLPPTSTIQTSDEPPRTLWMGDLDPSYDEETIQEIWSHLGKHVTVKLIRAKKNLLIPCSSTSDPAPVPAASVPSGQNGAQPPQEDTRDSPSNTTGSASNTPASDSGIQTSEGEQSTQQPLKININGVSFIDPATTQLHHAGYCFVEFESQKDAQEGLALNSTPLPNFVSTTTGQDINPTGQRTFRLNWASGATLQSSIPTTPEYSLFVGDLSPTATEADLLSLFQTKFKSVKTVRVMTDPITGASRCFGFVRFGNEEERRRALIEMNGVHFQGRTLRVAYATPRSTTVMHTQGNNPHDHHVDVRNTISKAELEKSNLSQYLMNASNNSQRANQLRSANKMHNYPNASGFQQTHYSNDINSGNGLQRGPPQRSYNPGQLHYNSYNQPEVNYGTDMSGGYPPNRADLGRKDGMINTSFVNTQVSEAALNDFFATDPTNTTVFVGGLGPTVQEQQLRKIFQPFGNILSIKIPPGKNCGFVKFEHKIDAEAAIQGLQGFVLVENPIRLSWGRNHVAKNMINKLPPQYVSSGNQRQELRPQYQDPSTMLANNNINNQAYTYQHEQFYPSQQQIIYGKTNDFATKPDSLPLLTEVHQQGIQGQPYNQYQQQPLPSQSHQQQSSQQYMQALQRRQQQDLVNQYQYNQMKHMQNTVAQQAGMNVTSTTAWQLSNDIPANSMTNNIVSGADINNDVGNRILEMDAQLHSLNLNPQSAGLNQLPNDNILNSSSPNSARNQINIYGQGDRTMAYPQQVDENSLGMNNVRRPSLTTNNDNFAFT from the coding sequence ATGTCTGCTACTACTGTCACAGATATTACTGGTACTGGTACTGGTACTGGTACTGGCACTACCGGTAGTGCCAGTACCGCTACGGCCATACCGCTTCCGCCTACGTCTACTATTCAAACCTCCGACGAGCCGCCACGTACGCTGTGGATGGGAGACCTTGACCCCTCCTATGACGAGGAGACGATACAGGAGATATGGAGCCACCTCGGCAAGCACGTCACCGTGAAACTGATCAgagcaaagaaaaacctGCTGATCCCATGCAGCTCTACTTCAGACCCCGCGCCTGTGCCAGCTGCATCTGTGCCATCCGGGCAGAACGGCGCACAACCACCACAGGAAGACACCAGGGACTCGCCTTCTAACACTACAGGATCGGCGTCTAACACCCCGGCCTCTGACAGTGGCATTCAAACCAGCGAGGGCGAACAGTCCACCCAACAGCCCTTGAAGATTAACATCAACGGTGTCTCCTTCATAGACCCGGCAACCACGCAGCTGCACCACGCGGGCTACTGCTTCGTGGAGTTCGAGTCGCAGAAAGACGCGCAAGAGGGCCTGGCTTTGAACTCTACACCACTGCCTAACTTCGTCTCCACTACCACTGGCCAGGACATCAACCCCACGGGACAAAGAACATTTCGGCTGAATTGGGCATCCGGCGCCACACTACAGAGCTCCATACCAACTACGCCCGAGTACTCTTTGTTCGTCGGTGACTTGTCGCCAACAGCAACTGAGGCAGACCTGCTGTCACTCTTCCAAACTAAGTTCAAGTCCGTGAAGACAGTGAGAGTAATGACAGACCCCATCACTGGCGCATCGCGTTGCTTTGGTTTTGTGAGGTTCGGCAACgaggaagaaagaagaagagcaCTAATAGAGATGAACGGCGTTCATTTCCAAGGAAGAACTCTGAGAGTCGCCTACGCAACTCCAAGGTCAACCACCGTCATGCACACCCAAGGTAATAACccacacgatcaccacgTTGATGTGAGAAATACCATTTCAAAAGCTGAACTCGAGAAGAGCAACTTGTCTCAATATCTCATGAACGCCTCAAATAACTCTCAAAGAGCTAACCAATTGAGATCAGCTAATAAAATGCATAATTACCCAAATGCATCAGGGTTTCAGCAAACACATTACAGTAACGACATAAACTCCGGAAACGGTTTACAAAGAGGTCCTCCACAAAGATCATATAATCCAGGACAGCTACATTATAACTCTTATAATCAACCGGAGGTGAACTACGGAACAGATATGAGTGGAGGATATCCACCTAATAGAGCTGACCTGGGCAGGAAAGATGGCATGATCAACACTTCTTTTGTCAACACCCAGGTATCTGAAGCTGCATTAAACGACTTCTTTGCTACTGATCCTACAAACACAACAGTATTTGTAGGCGGTTTGGGACCTACTGTCCAAGAACAACAATTAAGAAAAATCTTCCAACCATTTGGTAATATCTTAAGTATCAAGATTCCACCAGGAAAAAACTGCGGATTTGTAAAATTTGAACACAAGATAGATGCTGAAGCAGCTATTCAGGGATTACAAGGTTTTGTTTTAGTTGAAAACCCTATTAGATTGTCTTGGGGCAGGAACCATGTAGCTAAAAACATGATAAATAAATTGCCACCCCAATATGTGAGCTCGGGAAATCAAAGGCAAGAATTAAGACCCCAATATCAAGACCCATCTACAATGTTAGccaataataatatcaataacCAGGCATACACCTATCAGCATGAACAATTCTACCCAAgtcaacaacaaataatATACGGTAAAACAAATGATTTTGCTACCAAACCAGATTCTCTCCCTTTATTGACTGAGGTTCATCAGCAAGGCATTCAGGGCCAACCATATaatcaataccaacaacAGCCCCTACCAAGCCAATCACATCAGCAACAGTCATCTCAACAATATATGCAAGCTTTACAGAGAAGACAACAACAAGATCTGGTTAATCAATATCAGTACAACCAGATGAAACATATGCAAAATACGGTGGCACAACAGGCTGGTATGAATGTGACTAGCACTACAGCATGGCAACTATCAAACGATATCCCAGCAAACTCAATGACAAACAATATTGTTTCAGGAGCTGATATCAATAATGATGTTGGAAACAGGATCCTTGAAATGGATGCCCAATTACattctttaaatttaaatcCTCAATCCGCTGGCTTGAACCAATTGCCcaatgataatattcttaaCTCAAGTTCCCCAAATTCAGCAAGGAACCAAATCAATATTTATGGTCAAGGAGACCGTACCATGGCCTATCCGCAACAGGTTGATGAAAATTCGCTAGGGATGAATAACGTACGAAGACCTAGCTTAACCACTAACAATGATAACTTTGCCTTTACTTAA
- the MET8 gene encoding bifunctional precorrin-2 dehydrogenase/sirohydrochlorin ferrochelatase MET8 (CAGL0K06677g~Putative bifunctional dehydrogenase and ferrochelatase; gene is upregulated in azole-resistant strain) — MANSLQLAHQLKGKHVLLVGGGEVALTRILKLIKTDCKLTIVAPVIHEKILRKYGGFDTASDGKVHRNEKWVPGCLKLYQYVEDTFNDDYFALDNKEGWSFIMTAIPDQVESERIYKKAKSIYGPQQMVNVADNPPLCDFYFGANVEVEGLQLLISSNGSSPRFAALIRDEVKRHLETLDLEKSVETLGTLRSRIRDLSPDMSQSKYRMQWIKQCTDIFGIQNAARIDVDKLVQLYKTMSQEQSLTFPPRTEVLANYTV; from the coding sequence ATGGCAAACTCATTGCAATTAGCGCATCAACTTAAGGGCAAACATGTATTGCtagtcggtggtggtgaagTGGCGCTGACACGGATTCTTAAGCTGATCAAGACAGATTGTAAACTTACCATAGTTGCACCAGTAATCCATGAGAAGATACTGAGGAAATATGGTGGGTTTGACACTGCAAGTGACGGTAAAGTGCATAGAAACGAAAAATGGGTACCGGGCTGTTTAAAGCTGTACCAATACGTTGAAGATACGTTTAATGATGATTATTTCGCTCTGGATAACAAGGAAGGTTGGTCTTTCATCATGACTGCGATTCCAGACCAAGTCGAGAGTGAAAGGATATACAAAAAGGCGAAGAGCATATATGGCCCACAACAGATGGTCAATGTCGCAGACAATCCACCGCTATGCGATTTCTATTTTGGAGCCAATGTTGAAGTGGAAGGGTTGCAACTTCTGATTTCATCCAATGGGTCATCTCCACGGTTTGCAGCCCTGATCCGAGATGAGGTCAAGAGACATCTTGAGACCCTAGACCTGGAAAAATCAGTAGAGACACTGGGAACACTGCGTAGTAGGATAAGAGACTTATCACCAGACATGAGCCAGTCAAAATATAGAATGCAATGGATTAAGCAATGCACAGACATATTCGGCATCCAAAACGCAGCAAGAATAGATGTCGACAAGCTGGTTCAGTTATACAAGACAATGAGCCAGGAACAATCCTTGACGTTCCCACCACGTACAGAGGTGCTAGCCAACTACACTGTGTAA
- the SDS24 gene encoding Sds24p (CAGL0K06699g~Ortholog(s) have protein serine/threonine phosphatase inhibitor activity) — translation MTNPKNVVPNSGTSSRHASIVEMLSSPPLLPHQHAQHAHVHRSQGRSESIESIPLQRSASGTSSITSMGSNNDSSSANAQSANPSAGSATNVGASGTPHSGSGLEAGNTDLSAVPMLQTPSQCLNSAHIHTWKHIQLSQLIEQNKLIFVPGSLSVEETFNTLIKYHLTSIPVEAVPGDMNCLTFDYNDLNSYLLLVLNKITINNKQVTQDCQNGKPVAVGDIVKLTPKNPFYKLPETENLSTVMGILGSGVHRVAITNPEMTQIRGILSQRRLIKYIWDNARSFGTLEPLLNSSLQDLKIGVLNTNSKPTSRQSRVISIQGEEPLIMALYKMHKERISSIAVIDPQGNLIGNISVTDVKHVTRTSQYPLLHKTCRHFISVILNSRGLETGKDSFPIFHVYPTSSLARTLAKLVATKSHRLWIVQPQEAPTATSSSSTSSSVNTGTISPNPTPTTTSASPAPGATPNALNNHSPLLSTVDDGHTVINPATQATNTTVIQPNLFEKEYRTGKLIGVVSLTDIINLLARKQTANTEVDPQTARRQRGPATQ, via the coding sequence ATGACTAATCCCAAAAATGTTGTTCCCAACTCAGGGACCTCCAGCAGACATGCTTCTATTGTGGAGATGCTATCCTCTCCGCCTTTACTACCACATCAGCATGCGCAGCACGCTCATGTTCATAGATCTCAAGGTAGATCAGAGAGCATAGAGTCTATTCCATTACAGAGGAGCGCTTCTGGCACGTCTTCGATTACCTCTATGGGGTCCAACAACGATAGCAGCAGTGCTAATGCACAGAGTGCAAACCCTAGTGCGGGAAGTGCTACCAATGTGGGTGCCAGTGGTACTCCTCACTCTGGCAGTGGGCTGGAAGCTGGAAACACTGATTTATCTGCTGTGCCAATGCTACAGACACCATCCCAGTGTTTGAACTCAGCTCATATTCATACCTGGAAACACATCCAATTATCACAATTAATTGAACAGAACAAGTTAATCTTCGTGCCAGGATCGTTATCCGTAGAAGAGACTTTCAACACATTGATCAAGTACCACTTGACCTCTATCCCTGTTGAAGCTGTGCCAGGCGATATGAACTGTTTAACTTTTGATTACAATGACTTGAACTCATACTTACTTTTAGTACTGAACAAAATAACAATCAATAATAAGCAAGTGACCCAGGACTGCCAGAATGGTAAACCAGTGGCTGTGGGAGACATTGTCAAGTTGACTCCAAAGAATCCTTTTTACAAATTACCTGAAACCGAAAACTTGTCTACCGTAATGGGCATTTTGGGCTCCGGTGTTCATAGAGTGGCTATAACAAATCCAGAGATGACTCAAATCAGAGGTATTTTATCGCAACGTAGACTAATAAAATACATATGGGATAATGCTAGGTCCTTTGGAACATTAGAACCATTACTGAATAGCTCACTACAGGACTTGAAAATCGGAGTTTTGAATACAAACTCTAAGCCAACTTCAAGGCAGTCAAGAGTCATTTCAATTCAAGGTGAGGAGCCTTTAATAATGGCTCTATATAAGATGCATAAAGAAAGGATCTCTTCCATTGCTGTTATTGATCCACAAGGCAACTTAATTGGTAACATTTCAGTAACAGATGTCAAGCATGTCACTAGAACCTCCCAATATCCACTGCTTCATAAGACGTGCCGTCATTTCATTTCTGTGATTTTGAATTCCCGTGGTCTAGAGACGGGTAAGGACTCTTTCCCAATCTTTCATGTATATCCAACAAGTTCTCTTGCAAGAACACTGGCAAAATTAGTAGCAACTAAGTCGCATAGATTGTGGATCGTACAGCCTCAAGAAGCGCCAACTGCCACATCAAGTAGTTCAACTTCTTCCAGTGTAAATACCGGAACCATTTCCCCAAACCCTACACCAACCACCACCTCAGCTTCTCCAGCTCCTGGAGCAACACCAAATGCCTTAAACAACCATTCTCCATTATTAAGTACCGTTGATGATGGCCATACTGTCATTAACCCTGCTACACAAGCTACAAATACAACAGTAATCCAACCTAATCTATTTGAAAAGGAGTACAGAACTGGCAAATTGATAGGTGTTGTGTCATTGACTGATATCATCAACCTGTTAGCCAGAAAACAGACTGCAAATACTGAAGTTGACCCACAGACAGCTAGAAGACAAAGAGGTCCAGCAACTCAATAA